A window of Actinomycetes bacterium contains these coding sequences:
- a CDS encoding amidohydrolase produces the protein MTADLLFRKGIVRTQDAARPVARALAVRDGRVSGLDDEALAQTGPDTVEVDLDGGVLLPSFGDGHVHPLWGGVELTEAPVRDARSVDEVVAAVRRYAAEHPELEWVTGGSYDPTLAPGGLFDARWLDAAVPDRPVYLESTDHHSAWVNTPALRRGGVTAATPDPPAAAVARRDDGEPLGTLVEWTAMELVKRLVPVPDDPTKRAGLQAATGLLAAAGVTWAQEAALAPSDVTTYLAAADAGQLAVRVNIALRAEPGEWPAQLACFAAARASAQGHPQVSARTVKFFADGVLEFGTAALLEPYANAPYTCGLPVWSPPELAQAMAAFDADGFQVHIHAIGDAGVRAALDAVEHAERVNGPRDRRAVVAHTQVVDPADLPRFAALGVIANFEPLWACLDDCQLELTAPRLGPERSLLQYPMRGLAEAGATLSMGSDWPVSSLRPLEGLAVAVSRQNAAGEPADGWIPGQRLDPATAVLAYTAGVAYQAFEEGSWGRLAVGMRADLVALCADPFTAPPGKWASIPVRGTWLAGVRTHDG, from the coding sequence ATGACCGCCGACCTGCTGTTCCGCAAGGGCATCGTAAGAACTCAGGACGCGGCCCGCCCGGTGGCGCGGGCCCTCGCCGTCCGCGACGGGCGCGTCAGCGGACTGGACGACGAAGCCCTCGCGCAGACGGGCCCGGACACCGTCGAGGTCGACCTCGACGGCGGCGTCCTGCTCCCGTCGTTCGGCGACGGTCACGTGCACCCGCTGTGGGGCGGGGTCGAGCTGACCGAGGCGCCGGTGCGGGACGCCCGGTCGGTCGACGAGGTCGTCGCCGCGGTGCGCCGGTACGCCGCTGAGCACCCCGAGCTGGAGTGGGTCACCGGGGGCTCGTACGACCCGACCCTCGCGCCGGGCGGACTGTTCGACGCCCGCTGGCTGGACGCCGCGGTGCCCGACCGGCCGGTGTACCTCGAGTCCACCGACCACCACAGCGCGTGGGTGAACACGCCGGCGCTGCGGCGCGGCGGGGTCACCGCGGCCACGCCGGACCCCCCGGCCGCGGCCGTGGCCCGCCGGGACGACGGCGAGCCGCTGGGCACCCTCGTGGAGTGGACGGCGATGGAGCTGGTCAAGCGCCTCGTGCCGGTGCCGGACGACCCCACGAAGCGGGCCGGCCTGCAGGCCGCGACCGGGCTGCTGGCCGCGGCCGGCGTCACCTGGGCGCAGGAGGCGGCGCTGGCGCCCTCCGACGTCACGACCTACCTCGCCGCGGCGGACGCGGGTCAGCTCGCCGTCCGGGTGAACATCGCCCTGCGTGCCGAGCCGGGGGAGTGGCCGGCGCAGCTGGCGTGCTTCGCCGCCGCCAGGGCGTCGGCGCAGGGCCATCCGCAGGTGTCCGCCCGGACCGTGAAGTTCTTCGCCGACGGAGTCCTGGAGTTCGGGACCGCGGCGCTGCTCGAGCCGTACGCGAACGCGCCGTACACCTGCGGGCTCCCCGTGTGGTCGCCGCCGGAGCTGGCGCAGGCCATGGCGGCGTTCGACGCGGACGGGTTCCAGGTGCACATCCACGCCATCGGCGACGCCGGCGTCCGCGCGGCCCTCGACGCGGTCGAGCATGCCGAACGGGTCAACGGCCCTCGGGACCGGCGCGCGGTGGTCGCCCACACGCAGGTGGTCGACCCCGCCGACCTGCCCCGGTTCGCCGCGCTGGGGGTGATCGCCAACTTCGAGCCGCTGTGGGCCTGCCTCGACGACTGCCAGCTGGAGCTGACCGCGCCAAGGCTGGGCCCGGAGCGCAGCCTGCTGCAGTACCCGATGCGCGGCCTGGCCGAGGCGGGAGCCACGCTGTCGATGGGCAGCGACTGGCCGGTGTCCTCGCTGCGGCCGCTCGAGGGGCTCGCGGTCGCCGTGTCGCGGCAGAACGCGGCCGGGGAGCCGGCCGACGGCTGGATCCCCGGCCAGCGCCTCGACCCCGCCACGGCGGTGCTGGCCTATACCGCGGGCGTCGCCTACCAGGCGTTCGAGGAGGGCTCCTGGGGACGGCTGGCCGTGGGGATGCGGGCCGACCTGGTGGCGCTTTGCGCGGACCCGTTCACCGCACCCCCCGGTAAGTGGGCGTCCATCCCGGTGCGAGGAACCTGGCTGGCCGGCGTCCGGACGCACGACGGG
- a CDS encoding molybdopterin-dependent oxidoreductase produces MPPSPPQAPRWAWTLTGVVAAAVGLGVAQLAAVVTGADSAPVVAVGGAVVDATPLWLKNAAIRWFGTSDKAVLLLGIVVVLCGLAAAVGLLARSRLRAALYAVAALGAIAALAAVRRPDATWLSVLPSVLGALVSAWGLRFLVERRTTRSPAVRPATGPAASPTDGQWDRRAFLLGSAGLGAAALVAGGSARLLAGGSNAAASRAEVRLPLPATPVPPLPPGVDLHLPGLTPFTTPVNDFYRVDTALVVPRVVAADWRLRVHGMVDREIELTYADLLARPLVETDLTLCCVSNEVGGPYVGNARWLGARLKDLLDEAGVHPGADQLLSRSADGWTCGTPTAAVMDGRAALLAVGMDGLPLPIEHGFPVRMVVPGLYGYVSATKWVVDLELTTFAAATAYWVSRGWAARGPVKTMTRIDTPGAGTQLRAGAVAVAGVAWAQHRGIDAVEVRVDGGPWQPARLAAVPGIDTWRQWVYRWDATPGSHTLWARAVDGTGDVQTGQQSPPEPDGASGWPTVAVTVR; encoded by the coding sequence GTGCCACCAAGCCCCCCTCAAGCCCCCCGCTGGGCCTGGACGCTCACCGGGGTCGTCGCTGCGGCGGTCGGTCTCGGCGTCGCCCAGCTGGCCGCCGTCGTCACCGGTGCGGACTCCGCGCCCGTGGTGGCCGTCGGCGGCGCCGTCGTGGACGCCACCCCGCTGTGGCTGAAGAACGCCGCGATCCGCTGGTTCGGCACGTCAGACAAGGCGGTGCTGCTGCTCGGCATCGTCGTCGTCCTCTGCGGGCTGGCCGCGGCCGTCGGGTTGCTGGCCCGCAGCCGGCTGCGGGCAGCCCTGTACGCGGTCGCCGCCCTCGGCGCGATCGCCGCGCTGGCCGCCGTGCGCCGGCCGGACGCGACCTGGCTGTCGGTGCTGCCGTCGGTGCTCGGGGCGCTGGTGTCCGCCTGGGGGCTGCGCTTCCTGGTGGAACGGCGGACGACGCGGTCACCCGCCGTTCGTCCGGCGACCGGCCCAGCCGCCAGCCCCACTGACGGGCAGTGGGACCGCCGCGCGTTCCTGCTCGGCAGCGCCGGGCTCGGTGCCGCAGCCCTGGTCGCCGGCGGGTCCGCACGGCTGCTCGCCGGCGGGTCGAACGCGGCCGCCTCCCGGGCCGAGGTCCGGCTGCCGCTCCCCGCCACCCCCGTCCCGCCGCTGCCGCCCGGCGTCGACCTGCACCTGCCGGGGCTCACGCCGTTCACCACGCCGGTCAACGACTTCTACCGGGTCGACACCGCGCTCGTGGTGCCCCGAGTGGTCGCCGCGGACTGGCGGCTGCGGGTCCACGGCATGGTCGACCGGGAGATCGAGCTGACCTACGCCGACCTGCTGGCCCGCCCCCTGGTCGAGACCGACCTGACGCTGTGCTGCGTGTCCAACGAGGTCGGCGGCCCGTATGTCGGCAACGCCCGATGGCTGGGCGCCCGGCTGAAGGACCTGCTCGACGAGGCCGGGGTCCACCCCGGCGCCGACCAGCTGCTGAGCCGGTCGGCGGACGGCTGGACCTGTGGCACCCCGACGGCTGCGGTCATGGACGGCCGGGCCGCACTGCTCGCGGTGGGCATGGACGGCCTGCCGCTGCCGATCGAGCACGGCTTCCCGGTGCGGATGGTCGTGCCCGGTCTCTACGGCTACGTCAGCGCCACCAAGTGGGTCGTGGACCTCGAGCTGACGACGTTCGCAGCCGCCACGGCCTACTGGGTCAGCCGCGGCTGGGCGGCTCGCGGCCCGGTCAAGACGATGACCCGCATCGACACCCCAGGCGCCGGCACGCAGCTGCGCGCCGGCGCCGTCGCCGTGGCCGGCGTCGCCTGGGCGCAGCACCGCGGCATCGACGCCGTCGAGGTCCGGGTGGACGGGGGGCCGTGGCAGCCGGCCCGGCTGGCCGCCGTCCCGGGCATTGACACCTGGCGGCAGTGGGTCTACCGCTGGGACGCGACCCCGGGCTCCCACACTCTGTGGGCGCGGGCCGTCGACGGCACCGGCGACGTGCAGACCGGGCAACAGTCGCCACCGGAGCCGGACGGCGCCAGCGGCTGGCCCACCGTCGCGGTCACGGTCCGCTGA